A stretch of the Arcobacter sp. LA11 genome encodes the following:
- a CDS encoding SCO family protein: MKKISTFLISIVIAAIAIYFLQPFINEYKEKQKYSFNVTSSKGELTKESFKDKALGIYFGYTYCPDVCPTSLSSLAQALNTFSQEKQNKFRGLFISVDPKRDTVKTLDEYSKYFHKNFLGATSNKENIDDITKRYGTFYEKVYLEGSKMDYSVSHTSYIYLFDKKGNFSAKIDHFSDPEFIKKALEKIL, translated from the coding sequence ATGAAAAAAATATCTACATTTCTAATATCTATTGTCATTGCAGCTATAGCAATATATTTTCTTCAGCCTTTTATAAATGAATATAAAGAAAAACAAAAATACTCTTTTAATGTTACAAGTTCAAAAGGTGAATTAACAAAAGAAAGTTTCAAAGATAAAGCCTTAGGAATATACTTTGGATATACTTACTGCCCAGATGTTTGTCCTACATCATTGAGTTCTTTAGCGCAAGCTCTAAATACTTTTAGTCAAGAAAAACAAAATAAATTTAGAGGTTTATTTATAAGTGTTGACCCTAAAAGAGATACAGTTAAAACTTTAGACGAATATAGTAAATATTTTCATAAAAACTTTTTAGGTGCAACTTCAAATAAAGAAAATATAGATGATATTACAAAAAGATATGGCACTTTTTATGAAAAAGTATATTTAGAGGGTTCTAAAATGGACTATTCTGTATCTCACACTTCATATATATATTTGTTTGATAAAAAAGGAAACTTTTCAGCAAAGATTGATCATTTTTCAGACCCAGAATTTATTAAAAAAGCTTTAGAAAAAATTCTTTAA
- a CDS encoding AraC family transcriptional regulator, whose translation MSPLLNNILFENVSFSSEDFTRHYHDTYTVGLTYKGVLKSFNANQSYDSYEYSIRINNPGEVHAGKSKEWSHVNFYPTVEMMSNLYEQIFNEKKIPYFERHIVDNKILFLKLHNFFDAYFKKDDDMLIESNLIDALSNLILTSTIYTKNCKQIFEDKKIIKNTYELINDSIDTNFTLESLASNVNLSKYHFLRLFKKEFGLTPHAFIINERLNRANKLIQNGLSISEASIQVGFNDQSHFSRNFKKYFGYTPSYLQKNSNIIL comes from the coding sequence ATGTCACCTTTATTAAACAACATACTATTTGAAAATGTAAGTTTTTCAAGTGAAGATTTTACTAGACATTATCATGATACTTATACTGTAGGATTAACATACAAAGGCGTTTTAAAATCATTTAATGCAAATCAGAGTTATGATTCATATGAATACTCAATTCGTATAAATAATCCAGGAGAAGTACATGCAGGAAAGTCAAAAGAATGGTCTCACGTAAATTTCTATCCTACTGTTGAAATGATGTCAAATCTATATGAACAAATTTTCAATGAAAAAAAAATCCCCTATTTTGAAAGACATATAGTAGATAATAAAATACTATTTTTAAAGCTGCATAATTTTTTTGATGCCTATTTTAAAAAAGATGATGATATGTTAATTGAAAGTAATTTAATAGATGCTCTTTCAAATTTAATACTTACATCTACAATTTATACAAAAAATTGTAAACAAATTTTTGAAGATAAAAAAATCATCAAAAATACATATGAACTAATAAATGACTCTATTGATACAAACTTTACCTTAGAATCATTAGCTTCAAATGTAAACCTTAGCAAATATCATTTTTTACGATTGTTTAAAAAAGAATTTGGCTTAACTCCACATGCTTTTATTATAAACGAAAGATTAAACCGTGCAAATAAACTTATTCAAAATGGTCTTTCTATAAGTGAAGCAAGTATTCAAGTTGGTTTTAATGACCAATCACATTTTTCTAGAAATTTTAAAAAGTATTTTGGATATACACCATCTTATTTACAAAAAAATAGCAATATTATTCTATAA
- a CDS encoding PLP-dependent aspartate aminotransferase family protein translates to MNNKHIETSLSHIAKFAPFEEQSGASHFPIYNTGTFDLKKQSGDKIYDYTRSDNPTREMLENLFAEVENGAGCVCTHTGIASVALLFETVLKANSHILVEADCYGGTFRLLKIFKEKYNVTVHFADFLEFDKMEEILKNNPIDLVLCESPTNPGLKIIDLEEVANLSHKYNSLFAVDNSLATFISQRPLDLGADFSLFSTTKYISGHGAVVAGAIVAKTKELSEQIHYYANAGGRSQNPMDVYLITLGIPTLKVRMQEHEKNSIAIANFLEEQDYIIKVTHPSLESHSQHELAKKQMDYIPGLFCVDFNSVELAEKFIEDTKIFGEKCSFGSPDSRVEIPAKISHATFSKEELAAIGIADSTVRFSIGLENVEDLIEDIKQAVK, encoded by the coding sequence ATGAATAATAAACATATAGAAACATCACTAAGCCATATTGCAAAATTTGCTCCGTTTGAAGAACAATCAGGAGCTTCTCATTTTCCTATTTATAATACTGGGACATTTGATTTAAAAAAACAATCTGGTGATAAAATATATGACTATACAAGAAGTGATAATCCTACAAGAGAAATGTTAGAAAATCTATTTGCAGAAGTGGAAAATGGAGCTGGTTGTGTATGTACACATACAGGCATTGCTTCTGTTGCCTTACTTTTTGAAACCGTATTAAAAGCAAATTCTCACATTTTAGTTGAAGCAGATTGTTATGGTGGAACATTTAGATTGTTAAAAATATTTAAAGAAAAGTACAATGTAACTGTTCACTTTGCAGACTTTTTAGAGTTTGATAAAATGGAAGAGATTCTAAAAAACAATCCTATAGATTTAGTACTTTGTGAAAGTCCTACAAATCCTGGATTAAAAATTATAGACTTAGAAGAAGTTGCAAATCTATCACATAAGTACAATTCATTATTTGCAGTTGATAACTCTTTAGCAACATTTATATCTCAAAGACCTCTTGACCTAGGAGCTGATTTTTCTTTATTTTCAACTACTAAATATATATCAGGTCATGGAGCAGTTGTTGCTGGTGCAATTGTTGCAAAAACAAAAGAACTATCTGAACAAATTCACTATTATGCAAATGCAGGTGGACGAAGTCAAAACCCTATGGATGTGTATTTAATCACTCTTGGTATTCCAACTCTAAAAGTTAGAATGCAAGAACATGAAAAAAATTCAATCGCAATTGCAAACTTCTTAGAAGAACAAGATTACATAATAAAAGTAACTCATCCAAGTTTAGAATCTCATTCTCAACATGAGTTAGCTAAAAAGCAAATGGATTATATTCCAGGACTATTTTGTGTTGATTTTAATAGTGTTGAACTAGCTGAAAAGTTTATTGAAGATACTAAGATTTTTGGAGAAAAATGTTCTTTTGGAAGTCCAGATTCAAGAGTGGAAATACCTGCAAAAATCTCACATGCAACTTTTTCTAAAGAAGAATTAGCAGCTATTGGAATAGCAGATTCTACAGTTAGATTTTCAATTGGTTTAGAAAATGTTGAAGACTTAATTGAAGATATTAAACAAGCTGTTAAATAA
- a CDS encoding PLP-dependent transferase, translating to MIKNFFEPIECGETLPINNVHAVSVSMPTIQDVIDYEEQTPEILEKIKSGYPRFILHPYLKQLGLFIKKKYQVCDDYEVVLLSSQKAVALVSDKYFIHNKIEIDEPFGVILVRNGTCQLQKVLMYIQHVGCNLSSRLAEEYLYKEGLIISLHEEELEDKTKAKDIIISTLASAYEQPKENICLAPSGMNAIYSIVRGLNSIQSHNGRNILVQFGWLYLDTMNIVNHHFDRQKVFPDITNLDLLEEYLEEYGFSITAIITEIPTNPLLTSVDIKRLRKLCDKYNIPLVIDTTFATPYNLDLKDYADIFVESLTKFACGNADVLMGAIILNKKHNLSHMTTEFFKHCECVYIKDIQRLALEIKDYKTRIKKISSNTKMLVEYFKSCSYIDKIYYCLSEENKENYSQTMIDDNSYTGVVSVTFNKNIEEVYDKLNFAKGPSLGTEFTLLMPYTYLAHYDLIVCKDGNRFLKEIGLPIDLIRISVGSEPIEEIIKEFKKLEN from the coding sequence ATGATTAAAAACTTTTTTGAACCAATAGAATGTGGAGAAACGCTGCCAATAAACAATGTACATGCAGTATCTGTTTCAATGCCAACTATTCAAGATGTAATAGATTATGAAGAACAAACACCTGAGATTCTAGAAAAAATCAAAAGTGGTTATCCAAGATTTATATTACATCCATATTTAAAACAACTGGGACTTTTTATAAAAAAGAAATATCAAGTTTGTGATGATTATGAAGTAGTTCTATTGAGTTCACAAAAAGCAGTTGCACTTGTAAGTGATAAATATTTTATTCATAACAAAATAGAAATAGATGAACCTTTTGGTGTAATTTTAGTTCGAAATGGAACATGTCAACTTCAAAAAGTATTAATGTATATTCAACATGTTGGATGTAATCTATCTTCAAGACTAGCAGAAGAGTATCTTTATAAAGAGGGTTTAATAATCTCTTTACATGAAGAAGAACTTGAAGATAAAACAAAAGCCAAAGATATAATAATCAGTACTTTAGCAAGTGCTTACGAACAACCAAAAGAAAATATATGTTTAGCACCTTCAGGGATGAATGCTATTTATTCAATTGTGAGAGGACTAAATTCAATTCAAAGTCACAATGGAAGAAATATTTTAGTTCAATTTGGATGGCTATATCTGGATACTATGAATATAGTAAATCATCATTTTGATAGACAAAAAGTTTTCCCAGATATTACAAATCTAGATTTACTTGAAGAGTATTTAGAGGAGTATGGGTTTAGTATTACTGCAATTATTACAGAAATTCCAACAAATCCACTTCTTACAAGTGTAGATATAAAGAGATTACGAAAGCTTTGTGATAAATATAATATACCTTTAGTAATCGATACTACATTCGCAACACCATATAATCTAGACTTAAAAGATTATGCTGATATTTTTGTAGAATCACTTACAAAATTTGCTTGTGGAAATGCAGATGTTCTGATGGGTGCAATAATTTTAAATAAAAAACATAATCTATCACACATGACAACAGAATTTTTCAAACACTGTGAATGCGTTTATATAAAAGATATACAAAGACTAGCGTTAGAAATAAAAGATTATAAAACTAGAATTAAAAAAATCAGTTCTAATACAAAAATGTTGGTAGAGTATTTTAAATCATGTTCATATATTGATAAAATCTATTATTGTTTAAGTGAAGAAAATAAAGAAAATTATTCGCAAACTATGATTGATGACAACTCATATACAGGAGTTGTATCTGTAACTTTTAATAAAAATATAGAAGAAGTATATGACAAACTAAACTTTGCGAAAGGTCCTAGTTTAGGAACAGAGTTCACTCTTCTTATGCCTTATACATATTTAGCTCATTATGATTTAATAGTTTGTAAAGATGGAAATAGATTTTTAAAAGAAATTGGATTACCTATTGATTTAATCAGAATTTCTGTTGGAAGTGAACCTATAGAAGAAATTATAAAAGAGTTTAAAAAGCTAGAAAATTAA
- a CDS encoding DMT family transporter → MTNTNKNIFYILLFFAMIGWGGSWVNIKILSNYLNEFETMFFRFFITAITMIPIILILRKSFKINLKAFFFVILTSIAMITYMKYFYLGTKFGTASLGGAFVTSLIPINTFLIMAILGSKKISKKDSFALALGAIGVMTMLNVWSFKSEEIFVIHNLYFILASVLWPLVTILSSKATKVSPIVFTLYLYIVTCILNLIFFVDLTTIEYEKLDSLFWINMLCLSIVASTFANTIYFLGVEKLGASEVSTFIFLVPFAAITLSAIFLKEEVTFSIIIGTILTIIAVKILNNIKILKK, encoded by the coding sequence ATGACAAATACAAACAAAAATATATTCTATATCTTACTTTTTTTCGCCATGATTGGATGGGGTGGTTCTTGGGTTAATATAAAAATTTTAAGTAACTATTTAAATGAGTTTGAAACTATGTTTTTTAGATTTTTTATTACTGCTATTACAATGATTCCTATAATCTTAATTTTAAGAAAATCATTTAAAATCAACTTAAAAGCTTTTTTCTTTGTAATATTAACATCTATTGCCATGATTACATATATGAAATATTTTTATTTAGGTACAAAATTTGGTACAGCCTCTTTAGGTGGTGCCTTTGTAACTAGTTTAATCCCTATAAACACTTTTTTAATAATGGCTATATTAGGAAGTAAAAAAATCTCAAAAAAAGATAGTTTTGCCCTTGCTCTTGGAGCAATTGGAGTTATGACGATGTTAAATGTTTGGTCTTTTAAATCTGAAGAAATATTTGTTATCCATAATCTATATTTTATTTTAGCTTCAGTTCTTTGGCCACTTGTTACAATACTTAGTTCAAAGGCGACTAAAGTTTCACCTATAGTTTTTACATTATATTTATATATTGTAACTTGTATCTTAAATCTTATATTCTTTGTGGACTTAACAACAATAGAATATGAAAAACTTGATTCACTTTTTTGGATAAACATGCTTTGTTTATCAATTGTTGCATCAACTTTTGCAAATACAATTTATTTTTTAGGAGTTGAAAAGTTAGGAGCTAGCGAAGTTAGTACTTTTATATTTTTAGTTCCTTTTGCAGCTATTACACTTAGTGCAATATTCTTAAAAGAAGAAGTGACATTTTCAATAATTATTGGAACAATTTTAACTATAATTGCAGTAAAAATTTTAAACAATATTAAAATACTAAAAAAGTAG
- a CDS encoding metal ABC transporter solute-binding protein, Zn/Mn family: MKKILLILLALSSFLLSKEVTVSITPQKYFVQKIAQDKVTVNVMVKPGFSPATYEPKVSQMKKLSSSEAYFSIGVPFESVWLEKFRHANEKMLLVDTSNGIEKIEMEEHVHHEDEEKHEKHEDEKHKHHEHEEHAHHDKEAHEEHAHNEEKHEKHAHHEDEEKHEEHEKHEHGGLDPHIWLDPILVKVQAKNIYSALVKIDIENKEFYRKNYESFLNELDSLDNKLETILKQYEHKAFMVFHPSWGYFAKRYDLEQIAIEVQGKEPKPAQLVELVEEAKKHNIKIVFVSPQFSQNGAKTISKSINGNVAIINPLAEKWDENLIKVAKEIAKTYK, translated from the coding sequence ATGAAGAAAATTTTATTAATTTTATTAGCTCTTTCAAGTTTTTTACTTTCTAAAGAAGTAACCGTAAGTATCACTCCTCAAAAATATTTTGTACAAAAAATAGCACAAGATAAAGTTACAGTAAATGTGATGGTTAAACCTGGTTTTTCTCCTGCAACATATGAACCAAAAGTTTCTCAAATGAAAAAACTATCAAGTTCAGAAGCTTATTTTTCTATTGGAGTACCTTTTGAAAGTGTATGGTTAGAAAAGTTTAGACATGCAAATGAAAAAATGCTTTTAGTTGATACATCAAATGGTATAGAAAAAATTGAAATGGAAGAACATGTACACCATGAAGATGAAGAAAAACACGAAAAACATGAAGATGAAAAACATAAGCATCATGAACATGAAGAACATGCCCATCATGATAAAGAAGCACATGAAGAACATGCACACAATGAAGAAAAACATGAAAAACACGCTCATCATGAAGATGAAGAAAAACATGAAGAACATGAAAAACATGAACATGGTGGTTTAGACCCACATATTTGGTTAGATCCTATTTTAGTAAAAGTACAAGCAAAGAATATTTATTCGGCATTAGTAAAAATAGATATTGAAAATAAAGAATTTTATAGAAAAAATTATGAAAGTTTTTTAAATGAATTAGATTCTTTAGATAATAAATTAGAAACAATTTTAAAACAATATGAACATAAAGCATTTATGGTATTTCATCCATCTTGGGGATATTTTGCCAAAAGATATGATTTAGAACAAATTGCTATAGAAGTTCAAGGTAAAGAGCCAAAACCAGCGCAACTTGTAGAATTAGTAGAAGAAGCAAAAAAACATAATATAAAAATAGTTTTTGTATCTCCTCAATTTTCTCAAAATGGAGCTAAAACTATTTCTAAGAGTATAAATGGTAATGTTGCGATTATCAATCCATTAGCAGAAAAATGGGATGAGAATCTAATTAAGGTAGCAAAAGAGATTGCAAAAACATATAAGTAA
- a CDS encoding copper chaperone PCu(A)C, protein MKKLFVGLFLCVASLFASNIEIKDAYARATPPGLPNSAAFMTISNPSSSDISLIDVKTTISNVAELHTHEMKNGMMKMYQVPKIEIKAHSKTILKPGGFHVMLLGLKKKPLTTDQKVNLTLIFSNNEKIEVSIPVKSVMGGMKMHKGMKMDHSNMKMDHK, encoded by the coding sequence ATGAAAAAACTATTTGTAGGATTATTCCTTTGTGTTGCATCATTATTTGCATCAAATATTGAAATTAAAGATGCTTACGCAAGAGCAACTCCTCCAGGACTGCCCAACTCTGCTGCATTTATGACTATTTCTAATCCATCTTCTTCTGATATTTCTCTTATTGATGTTAAAACTACAATTTCAAATGTTGCTGAGTTACATACACATGAAATGAAAAATGGAATGATGAAAATGTATCAAGTTCCAAAAATTGAAATTAAAGCACATTCAAAAACTATTCTTAAACCAGGTGGTTTTCATGTTATGCTTCTTGGACTTAAGAAAAAACCGTTAACTACAGATCAAAAAGTTAACTTAACTCTAATCTTTTCAAATAATGAAAAAATTGAAGTTTCAATTCCTGTTAAAAGTGTAATGGGTGGAATGAAAATGCATAAGGGAATGAAAATGGACCATAGTAATATGAAGATGGATCATAAATAA
- a CDS encoding agmatine/peptidylarginine deiminase, whose product MISRRKFIYSSSLVTMGLALNLNAKKLNKYKEETMKFYMPEESEPHKRTWISFVTNDYIWSKKQIPEVKRNLALIAKTIAKYEPVNVMVSKYDKKDALKLFGDLKVYNYPITLIEKDLDDLWLRDTAPVFVYNQSNDKLGIDFNFNGWGEDQEYRLDSEVASFITRHEGLEVLNTKLTLEGGCFEVDGKGIAILTESCILNDNRNPNITKKEVEEEMKYLLGLEKIIWLKGIKDKDITDGHTDFYARFIKPGEIAVAYEPYTKSYEHELTKENIKILENATDLNGNKFELTILKNPQEINEKYGVEDFAAGYIGYYACNGAIIMQSFGDDFADKKAKKILQKAYPNRVIEQIRIDGIASGGGSIHCATQQEPIDKV is encoded by the coding sequence GTGATTTCAAGACGAAAATTTATTTACTCATCGTCACTAGTAACTATGGGCTTAGCTTTGAATCTAAATGCAAAAAAATTAAATAAATATAAAGAAGAAACAATGAAGTTTTATATGCCAGAAGAATCAGAACCTCATAAAAGAACATGGATATCTTTTGTTACAAATGATTATATATGGTCAAAAAAACAAATTCCAGAAGTAAAAAGAAATTTAGCTTTAATTGCTAAAACTATAGCAAAATATGAACCTGTAAATGTAATGGTTAGTAAATACGATAAAAAAGATGCTCTTAAATTATTTGGAGATTTAAAAGTATATAACTATCCTATAACTTTAATAGAAAAAGATCTTGATGATTTATGGCTCAGAGATACAGCTCCTGTGTTTGTATATAATCAAAGTAATGATAAGTTAGGAATTGATTTTAATTTTAATGGTTGGGGTGAAGACCAAGAATATAGGCTTGATTCTGAAGTTGCTTCTTTTATAACAAGACATGAAGGATTAGAAGTTTTAAATACAAAACTTACTTTAGAAGGTGGATGTTTTGAAGTAGATGGTAAAGGTATTGCAATTTTAACTGAAAGTTGTATTTTAAATGATAATAGAAATCCAAATATAACTAAAAAAGAAGTAGAAGAAGAGATGAAATATCTTTTAGGATTAGAAAAGATTATTTGGTTAAAAGGGATAAAAGATAAAGATATAACAGATGGTCATACAGATTTTTATGCAAGGTTTATTAAACCTGGAGAAATTGCAGTAGCATATGAACCATATACTAAATCCTATGAACATGAACTAACAAAAGAAAATATAAAAATACTAGAAAATGCTACAGATTTAAATGGAAACAAATTTGAATTAACTATTTTAAAAAATCCACAAGAAATAAATGAAAAATATGGAGTTGAAGATTTTGCAGCAGGATATATAGGTTACTATGCTTGTAATGGTGCAATCATTATGCAAAGTTTTGGTGATGATTTTGCTGATAAAAAAGCAAAGAAAATTTTACAAAAAGCGTATCCAAATAGAGTAATTGAACAAATTAGAATAGATGGTATTGCTTCTGGTGGAGGAAGTATTCATTGTGCAACACAACAAGAGCCAATTGATAAAGTATGA
- the nhaA gene encoding Na+/H+ antiporter NhaA — translation MIKHLITLEKFINKESLSGILLFIATVTAVIVANSSLGQIYYDLWHMPLGINLGELSISMTLTYWIDDGLMALFFLMVGLEIKREMMIGELSTVSKATFPLIAAVGGMVIPALIYVGLNPENPLGFGIPMATDIAFALGILMLLGNRVNTSLKVFLVALAVIDDLGAVSVVAFVYTSDIQTQYFLHAGIIYAIIWALNIRGVTKLLPYLLLGILLWVYIHAIGIHATIAGVLLAFAIPIKSKIDERNFIKDSKKDIQEFEDNIDNVPVLNGHQIHNLENIAYNYDKVQNPLVRLEHNLHGLSAFFIMPLFAFSNAGVLIDFSTVSANIMIVLGVVLGLVIGKPLGILGFTYLATKLNIVKKPDDISWSEILAVGFIAGIGFTMSIFITHLAFLDEEIIAAVKLGVFAASFIAAVIGVLLILRAKN, via the coding sequence ATGATTAAACACTTGATAACTTTAGAGAAATTTATCAATAAGGAATCCCTAAGTGGTATTCTACTTTTTATTGCAACTGTTACAGCAGTAATTGTTGCAAATTCTTCATTAGGTCAAATATACTATGACTTATGGCATATGCCTTTAGGTATTAACTTAGGAGAATTATCTATTTCTATGACATTAACCTATTGGATTGATGATGGACTTATGGCTTTATTCTTTTTAATGGTTGGACTTGAAATTAAAAGAGAAATGATGATTGGTGAACTCTCAACAGTTTCAAAAGCTACCTTTCCATTAATAGCTGCCGTTGGAGGGATGGTAATTCCTGCACTTATTTATGTAGGTTTAAATCCTGAAAATCCATTAGGTTTTGGTATTCCTATGGCTACTGATATTGCTTTTGCACTTGGGATATTGATGCTTTTAGGAAATAGAGTTAACACTTCTCTAAAAGTTTTCCTTGTTGCACTTGCCGTAATAGATGATTTAGGTGCTGTTTCTGTAGTTGCTTTTGTATATACAAGTGATATTCAAACACAATACTTTTTACATGCAGGGATAATTTATGCAATAATCTGGGCTCTAAATATAAGAGGAGTAACTAAACTATTACCTTATTTATTACTTGGAATTCTTCTTTGGGTTTATATACATGCAATAGGAATTCATGCAACAATTGCAGGTGTTTTATTAGCTTTTGCAATTCCTATTAAATCTAAAATAGATGAAAGAAATTTTATTAAAGATTCTAAAAAAGATATTCAAGAATTTGAAGATAATATAGATAATGTTCCAGTTTTAAATGGTCATCAAATCCATAATCTTGAAAATATTGCTTATAACTATGATAAAGTTCAAAATCCTTTAGTACGATTAGAACATAATTTACATGGTCTTTCAGCATTTTTCATCATGCCTTTATTTGCCTTTTCTAATGCAGGAGTTTTAATTGACTTTTCAACAGTTTCAGCAAATATCATGATAGTTTTAGGGGTAGTTTTAGGATTAGTTATTGGGAAACCTCTAGGTATTTTAGGATTTACATATCTTGCAACAAAACTAAATATAGTAAAGAAACCAGATGATATTTCATGGAGTGAAATTCTAGCTGTCGGGTTTATTGCCGGAATTGGTTTTACTATGTCTATTTTTATCACTCACTTAGCCTTCTTAGACGAAGAAATCATTGCAGCAGTAAAACTTGGAGTATTCGCAGCTTCATTCATTGCAGCTGTTATTGGAGTGCTTTTAATACTTAGAGCAAAAAATTAA
- a CDS encoding nickel/cobalt transporter has product MCTIYSPETKVSISIEATNKTIKTANITWVLTKEFTEQLKQIYDRNQNNYLDKRELEPIQQSLLDYIEEKNFLTHISYDKIIDKKNSNEIIVNKYKTYIKNSLLHFTYELKLDYDVVNDNALYINIDDDENYFILLLAKNAIKFNAPFEISKVQKRQSVVFYISGSVQNLEPEPEELTSKELVEVKKEETLLSNFSKKVKEYLVKIEQGDNLALLILLGISFVYGIIHALGPGHGKSLAFSYFVANKSSYIKAFWVSQLSAFIHIIGALILVVVSVFVLQSILNNFVNDSVEILTKVSAVLIILLAMYILYNKLKNKSCACSSCCSASENTNATWSVNKPVKTNSLKPRFMKQDLYFVLTAGLIPCPGTVVLFIYAFVLKTYFAVLLASIFISLGMGLVIFASSFLGVSVSKLSSRSHSITNFLEILAPVVMFILGILLFLNANII; this is encoded by the coding sequence TTGTGTACTATTTATTCTCCTGAGACAAAAGTTTCAATATCAATTGAAGCAACAAATAAGACAATAAAGACTGCAAACATTACTTGGGTTTTAACCAAAGAGTTTACAGAACAACTAAAACAAATCTATGATAGAAACCAGAATAACTATTTAGACAAAAGGGAACTAGAACCAATTCAACAGTCTCTTTTAGATTATATTGAAGAGAAAAATTTTCTAACACATATCTCTTATGATAAAATAATTGATAAAAAAAATTCAAATGAAATAATTGTAAATAAATATAAAACATATATAAAAAACTCTCTTTTACATTTTACTTATGAACTTAAACTTGATTATGATGTTGTTAATGATAATGCTCTGTATATAAATATCGATGATGATGAAAACTACTTTATTTTACTACTAGCAAAAAATGCAATAAAATTTAATGCTCCTTTTGAAATCTCAAAAGTTCAAAAAAGACAAAGTGTTGTTTTTTATATAAGTGGTAGTGTACAAAATCTTGAACCAGAACCAGAAGAATTAACTAGTAAAGAATTAGTAGAAGTAAAAAAAGAAGAGACTCTTTTAAGTAATTTCTCTAAAAAAGTAAAAGAATATCTTGTAAAAATAGAACAAGGAGATAATCTTGCTCTTCTTATTCTTTTAGGTATTTCATTTGTTTATGGAATAATTCATGCTTTAGGTCCTGGACATGGAAAATCATTGGCTTTTTCATACTTTGTAGCAAATAAAAGTTCTTATATCAAAGCATTTTGGGTCTCTCAATTAAGTGCTTTTATTCATATTATTGGAGCTTTAATATTAGTTGTAGTTTCTGTTTTTGTTCTTCAGTCAATATTAAACAATTTTGTAAATGATTCTGTAGAAATCTTGACAAAAGTTTCTGCTGTATTAATTATCCTTTTAGCTATGTATATTTTATATAATAAGCTGAAAAATAAAAGTTGTGCTTGTAGTTCATGTTGTTCTGCTAGTGAAAATACAAATGCAACTTGGAGTGTAAATAAACCAGTAAAAACAAATAGTTTAAAACCAAGATTTATGAAACAAGATTTATATTTTGTATTAACTGCTGGACTTATCCCTTGTCCTGGAACTGTTGTATTGTTTATTTATGCTTTTGTTTTAAAAACATATTTTGCTGTTCTTTTGGCTTCAATATTTATAAGTTTAGGTATGGGATTAGTTATTTTTGCATCTTCTTTTTTAGGAGTTAGTGTTAGTAAATTATCTAGTAGGTCACATTCAATCACTAACTTTTTAGAGATTCTAGCTCCTGTTGTTATGTTTATTTTAGGTATATTGTTATTTTTAAATGCAAATATTATCTAG
- a CDS encoding Fur family transcriptional regulator, protein MDLENISKNIKLTTARRAILEVLINSNKPLCYEDIKDNLSMDKATFYRNITKFEEEGIINSFESNDKKRYYEVQKTKHSHFICNLCSSIECIHENLNIDIKDHQIDNIIIKGICPNCL, encoded by the coding sequence ATGGATTTAGAAAATATATCAAAAAACATAAAACTTACCACTGCTAGACGTGCGATTTTGGAAGTTTTAATAAATTCGAACAAGCCCTTATGCTATGAAGATATTAAAGATAACCTATCGATGGATAAAGCAACATTTTATAGAAACATTACAAAGTTTGAAGAAGAAGGAATTATAAATTCTTTTGAATCAAATGACAAAAAAAGATATTATGAGGTACAAAAAACAAAGCATTCTCACTTTATCTGTAATTTATGTTCATCTATAGAATGTATTCATGAGAATCTAAATATTGACATAAAAGATCATCAAATAGACAATATTATAATTAAAGGAATTTGTCCTAACTGTCTATAA